One window from the genome of SAR324 cluster bacterium encodes:
- the nrfD gene encoding polysulfide reductase NrfD, which translates to MEIVTNKLNPQVLPHLHIWGWEVPIYLFLGGLSAGLLIITAAMILMRKGGIFSKDEPSEEYSMAVKIGSVLSPVLLGIGMFFLFLDLEYKIHVWRFYTNFVYTSPMSWGSWMLIIFFPVSAMQALVVNREYLLQIRQAEPLIPLTKWLETHLNKIAAINFHMGVGVGVYTGVLLSSFYARPLWSSSILGFVFLLSGLSSAAALLVLLAPRTEKGLYSKIDMYMIALEGFAVTLFIVGGITASENVKDAMIFLIGGSRYTPWFWIVVVLGGMLIPLLLETLEVMERIRFSVLVPLLVLLGGISLRFIIVYAGQAIPTFS; encoded by the coding sequence ATGGAAATCGTAACCAATAAACTCAATCCCCAGGTTCTTCCGCATCTCCATATCTGGGGCTGGGAAGTACCCATATATCTGTTTCTGGGTGGCCTATCAGCCGGATTGCTGATCATCACGGCCGCCATGATTCTGATGCGAAAAGGTGGAATTTTCAGTAAGGATGAACCTTCGGAAGAATACAGCATGGCCGTAAAAATCGGTTCCGTTCTGTCACCGGTTTTGCTCGGCATCGGCATGTTTTTTCTGTTTCTGGATCTGGAATACAAGATCCATGTCTGGAGGTTTTATACCAATTTTGTTTACACCTCGCCCATGTCCTGGGGGAGTTGGATGCTGATCATCTTTTTTCCCGTTTCAGCCATGCAGGCCTTGGTCGTGAATCGTGAGTATCTGCTCCAAATCAGGCAGGCGGAACCCTTGATTCCCTTGACAAAATGGCTGGAAACTCATTTGAACAAAATCGCAGCGATCAATTTTCACATGGGCGTGGGTGTGGGGGTTTATACCGGAGTTCTGCTTTCCTCGTTTTACGCGAGGCCACTTTGGTCCAGTTCAATATTAGGGTTTGTATTCCTGCTTTCAGGGTTGTCTTCCGCCGCGGCTTTGCTCGTCCTTTTGGCTCCGCGAACTGAAAAAGGACTCTATTCCAAAATTGACATGTACATGATCGCGCTGGAAGGCTTTGCGGTGACTTTGTTCATTGTCGGCGGCATTACCGCTTCAGAAAATGTGAAAGACGCCATGATTTTTCTGATTGGTGGCAGTCGTTATACGCCCTGGTTCTGGATCGTGGTGGTGCTGGGTGGAATGCTGATTCCGCTACTGCTTGAAACACTGGAAGTGATGGAGCGGATCCGGTTTTCCGTGCTGGTTCCACTTCTGGTTCTGTTGGGTGGAATTTCTCTGCGATTTATCATTGTCTATGCGGGGCAAGCCATTCCCACATTTTCATAA
- a CDS encoding 4Fe-4S dicluster domain-containing protein, protein MARERKYAMIIDTRRCVGCSACVYACKSENDVPEGYCRDWIVQKVEGVFPELSMVNRSERCQHCEEAPCVTNCPTGASYYPGDGTVQIHRDLCTGCKACVAACPYDARYIHPTGYADKCSFCQHRLQAGLQPACVTVCPTSCLTLVDLNSNDGKAESLLAGRVVTQDKLHAGTKPKLFWLM, encoded by the coding sequence ATGGCCAGAGAACGCAAATATGCCATGATCATTGATACACGACGTTGCGTAGGTTGTTCAGCCTGTGTTTATGCATGCAAATCAGAAAACGATGTTCCGGAAGGCTATTGCCGGGACTGGATTGTTCAAAAAGTAGAAGGAGTGTTTCCTGAATTGAGTATGGTCAACCGCTCTGAGCGTTGCCAGCACTGCGAAGAAGCACCCTGCGTGACCAATTGTCCGACTGGCGCTTCGTATTATCCCGGTGATGGGACTGTGCAGATTCACCGTGATTTGTGCACGGGGTGCAAAGCCTGTGTCGCGGCCTGTCCCTATGACGCACGCTATATCCATCCCACGGGTTACGCCGATAAATGTTCTTTCTGTCAGCATCGACTTCAGGCGGGATTACAGCCAGCCTGTGTCACCGTTTGTCCTACCAGTTGTCTGACTCTGGTGGATCTGAACAGCAATGATGGAAAAGCGGAATCGCTGCTTGCCGGAAGAGTTGTGACACAGGATAAACTTCATGCCGGTACCAAACCCAAATTATTCTGGTTGATGTAG
- the thiC gene encoding phosphomethylpyrimidine synthase ThiC: MSALKKNIAPPKLQIPKPYPNSKRIYLSGPSGMKIPAREISLTDTRHSNGQTEHNPPVRVYDPSGPYGDTVPHQNVREGILPLRQDWIRARGDYEISDPVYAGDSSFMPPTPRKVLKSKGNVSQMHYARKGIITPEMEFIAIREGFTPEFVRQEVADGRAIIPANINHPELEPMIIGQKFLVKVNANIGNSAVTSSIEEEVEKMVWSIHWGTDTIMDLSTGPHIHETREWIIRNSPVPVGTVPIYQALEKVNGRPEMLSWEIMRDTLIEQAEQGVDYFTIHAGVLLRYIPLTARRLTGIVSRGGSIMAKWCLAHHQENFLYTRFEEICEIMKAYDVAFSLGDGLRPGSIADANDEAQFAELKTLGELTEIAWKHEVQVMIEGPGHVPIHLIRENMDKELDWCKGAPFYTLGPLTTDIAPGYDHFTSGIGAAIIGSMGTSMLCYVTPKEHLGLPNRDDVKQGVITYKIAAHVADLGKQHPQAKVRDDALSKARFEFRWEDQFNLSLDPETAQAYHDETLPRENAKVAHFCSMCGPKFCSMKITQEIRDFVASSENIAPEEVQLEDSVLPEQLEHKMKEKADEFRATGFRLYQ; encoded by the coding sequence ATGTCAGCTCTGAAAAAAAACATCGCGCCTCCTAAACTTCAGATTCCCAAGCCCTATCCAAATTCTAAAAGGATTTATCTTTCAGGGCCGTCAGGAATGAAAATCCCCGCACGTGAAATTTCCCTGACAGACACCCGGCATTCCAATGGACAAACAGAACACAATCCGCCTGTTCGTGTGTATGATCCTTCCGGTCCCTATGGAGACACGGTTCCACACCAGAATGTACGTGAAGGAATTCTGCCCCTCCGTCAGGACTGGATTCGTGCCCGGGGGGACTATGAAATTTCCGATCCGGTGTATGCCGGTGATTCTTCCTTCATGCCACCAACTCCCCGCAAGGTTTTGAAAAGCAAGGGCAACGTGTCACAAATGCATTATGCCAGAAAAGGCATCATCACCCCGGAAATGGAATTTATCGCCATCCGTGAAGGCTTCACTCCGGAATTTGTCAGGCAGGAAGTGGCTGATGGACGGGCAATCATTCCCGCCAACATCAATCATCCTGAACTCGAACCCATGATCATCGGCCAGAAATTTCTGGTGAAGGTCAATGCCAATATCGGCAACTCCGCGGTGACATCTTCCATTGAAGAAGAAGTGGAAAAAATGGTGTGGTCGATCCATTGGGGAACTGACACCATCATGGATCTTTCCACCGGACCACATATTCATGAAACGCGCGAATGGATCATCCGCAATTCTCCTGTTCCGGTCGGGACTGTCCCGATCTATCAGGCACTGGAAAAAGTGAATGGCCGACCGGAAATGCTTTCGTGGGAAATCATGCGCGACACACTCATTGAACAGGCTGAACAGGGTGTGGATTATTTCACCATTCATGCCGGTGTCCTGTTACGTTATATTCCACTCACCGCCCGGCGTCTGACTGGAATCGTCAGTCGCGGCGGATCCATCATGGCCAAATGGTGTCTGGCGCATCATCAGGAAAATTTTCTCTATACCCGTTTTGAAGAAATCTGCGAAATCATGAAAGCGTATGATGTCGCGTTTTCGCTGGGCGATGGTCTGCGGCCCGGTTCAATTGCCGATGCCAATGACGAAGCGCAGTTCGCGGAATTGAAAACACTGGGAGAACTCACAGAAATCGCCTGGAAACATGAGGTTCAGGTCATGATTGAAGGCCCCGGCCATGTGCCCATCCATCTCATTCGTGAAAACATGGACAAAGAACTGGACTGGTGCAAGGGGGCTCCGTTTTACACACTGGGGCCCTTGACCACCGATATCGCACCGGGATATGACCATTTCACTTCAGGCATTGGCGCCGCAATCATTGGTTCCATGGGAACCTCCATGCTGTGCTATGTCACCCCCAAGGAACACCTGGGACTGCCCAATCGGGATGATGTCAAGCAGGGAGTCATTACGTATAAAATCGCGGCGCATGTCGCTGATCTGGGCAAGCAACATCCCCAGGCCAAAGTGAGGGATGACGCCTTGTCCAAAGCACGGTTTGAGTTTCGCTGGGAAGATCAGTTCAACCTGAGTCTCGACCCTGAAACCGCACAGGCCTACCATGATGAAACACTCCCAAGGGAAAATGCCAAGGTGGCACATTTCTGTTCAATGTGCGGTCCCAAATTCTGTTCGATGAAAATCACCCAGGAAATTCGTGATTTTGTGGCTTCTTCAGAAAATATCGCACCAGAAGAAGTTCAGCTCGAAGATAGTGTTCTTCCTGAACAGCTTGAACATAAAATGAAAGAAAAAGCCGACGAATTCAGAGCCACAGGATTCAGGCTCTATCAATAA
- a CDS encoding molybdopterin-dependent oxidoreductase: protein MGKHSIRRRDFIKISSAFLASSTMMANGFKLPWEAGEVVAAGDPAMEQIIPSVCEICFWRCGINGHVRDGKLYKITGNPDHPLSNGKLCPRGTGGHGMLYDPDRLAHPLIRETVNGESRFRKASWDEALTLIAQRYEEISKKYGTEAIVMFSHGFGASFFKTLFKAYGIETFSAPSYAQCRGPRLEAFKLTYGHGVGSPEALDVANSEYLVLIGSHLGENMHNTAVQEFAEMVGKGGKIVVVDPRYSVAAGKAEKWLPIKPGTDMALLRSWIHILIKEKLYDAEFVEKNTIGLEELWDGVKTATPENTFALTGIPVEQIVSVARDMGRYGSKALIHPGRHVVWYGDDTQRERAIAILNALLGNYRMPGGMLKYKSYPVPGIPFPSQHNAQHKFKSKYPFASDVPANEIVEQTLTADPYPIKSWFVYGTNLIHSLGDQKSTIEALEKLEFMVAVDILPMEITGYADVVLPECTYLERYDDLDPRSFRIPHVAIRQPVVPPLYDSKPGHEIAKMMAEKMGLPNLFPASIESYLDDRLKLMGSSLAEFKKKGVLTKKDPALYRQPGEVLQFNTPSGKIELASQQLKSMGFDAVPQYTPPPENPPGYFRLLSGRAPMHTFGRTANNRFLGELMPENELWVNQVSGRDMGLEHGEYVYLVNQDGFKSRTKIKIRLTQRIRPDTVYMVHGFGHTDPRLEFARNKGASDADLITHLSVDPIMGGTGMNNNFVTFTREA, encoded by the coding sequence ATGGGAAAGCACAGCATCCGCCGGAGAGATTTCATCAAAATTTCCTCGGCCTTTCTGGCGTCATCAACCATGATGGCAAATGGCTTCAAGCTTCCATGGGAAGCCGGGGAAGTTGTTGCCGCAGGTGATCCTGCCATGGAACAAATCATTCCTTCTGTCTGTGAAATATGTTTCTGGCGTTGCGGCATCAATGGTCATGTCCGTGACGGCAAGCTTTATAAAATCACAGGCAACCCTGATCATCCCCTGAGTAATGGAAAACTTTGTCCCCGGGGAACGGGCGGACATGGCATGTTGTATGACCCCGACCGGCTGGCGCATCCATTGATTCGGGAAACCGTCAATGGCGAATCCAGATTTCGCAAGGCCTCGTGGGATGAAGCATTGACGCTGATCGCGCAACGCTACGAAGAAATTTCAAAAAAATATGGAACTGAAGCCATTGTGATGTTCAGTCATGGTTTTGGCGCGTCATTTTTTAAAACCCTGTTCAAGGCCTATGGCATTGAAACCTTTTCAGCGCCATCCTATGCACAATGTCGTGGTCCCCGCCTGGAAGCTTTCAAACTCACTTATGGCCATGGAGTTGGCAGTCCGGAAGCATTGGATGTAGCCAATAGCGAATACCTGGTGTTGATTGGCTCTCATCTGGGTGAGAACATGCACAACACCGCCGTCCAGGAGTTCGCTGAAATGGTTGGCAAGGGCGGAAAAATTGTTGTGGTTGATCCGAGATATTCGGTCGCCGCAGGCAAAGCCGAAAAATGGTTGCCCATCAAACCGGGAACGGACATGGCGTTATTGCGATCCTGGATTCATATTCTGATCAAGGAAAAACTGTATGATGCTGAGTTTGTGGAAAAAAACACCATTGGTCTGGAAGAACTCTGGGACGGTGTCAAAACGGCTACTCCTGAAAACACGTTTGCCCTTACCGGAATTCCGGTGGAACAAATTGTAAGTGTCGCCAGAGATATGGGGCGCTATGGTTCTAAGGCGTTGATTCACCCCGGAAGGCATGTTGTCTGGTATGGGGATGACACTCAACGAGAGCGCGCGATCGCCATCCTGAATGCGCTTCTGGGAAATTACCGGATGCCGGGCGGAATGTTGAAATACAAATCCTACCCTGTTCCCGGAATCCCATTTCCGAGCCAGCACAATGCGCAGCATAAATTCAAATCAAAATATCCCTTTGCGTCGGATGTTCCGGCCAATGAAATTGTCGAGCAAACGCTGACGGCGGATCCCTATCCCATAAAATCCTGGTTTGTTTATGGAACCAATCTGATTCATTCGCTGGGAGATCAGAAATCAACGATCGAAGCTCTTGAAAAACTGGAATTCATGGTCGCGGTTGATATCCTTCCCATGGAAATCACCGGTTACGCGGATGTGGTTTTGCCGGAATGTACCTATCTGGAACGCTATGACGATCTGGACCCGCGTTCCTTCCGGATACCGCATGTAGCGATACGACAGCCTGTCGTTCCGCCATTGTATGATTCGAAACCCGGACATGAAATTGCTAAAATGATGGCTGAAAAAATGGGTCTGCCCAATTTGTTTCCCGCAAGCATTGAATCCTATCTCGATGATCGCTTGAAACTCATGGGAAGTTCGCTGGCTGAATTCAAGAAAAAAGGTGTCTTGACCAAGAAAGATCCCGCACTTTATCGACAACCCGGTGAAGTGCTTCAATTCAACACGCCTTCCGGCAAAATTGAATTGGCCTCACAGCAATTGAAGTCCATGGGTTTTGACGCTGTGCCGCAGTACACACCGCCGCCGGAAAACCCGCCGGGATATTTCAGATTGCTTTCAGGAAGAGCGCCGATGCACACCTTTGGCCGAACAGCCAATAACCGGTTTCTGGGTGAATTGATGCCTGAAAACGAGTTGTGGGTGAATCAGGTTTCAGGTCGTGACATGGGACTGGAACATGGAGAATATGTGTATCTGGTCAATCAGGATGGATTCAAAAGCCGAACAAAGATCAAAATCAGATTGACCCAGAGAATCCGGCCCGACACGGTATACATGGTTCATGGCTTTGGTCACACAGACCCCCGACTGGAATTTGCACGGAACAAGGGTGCCAGTGACGCGGATCTGATCACGCATCTGTCGGTGGACCCCATCATGGGCGGTACCGGTATGAATAATAATTTTGTCACCTTCACCAGGGAGGCATAA
- a CDS encoding GAF domain-containing protein, which produces MQSLIHTKLIFPHTIPLLLSLLTSLFLASLTIQSGSTQRKNQLFTLYCLLQATDYLNGILQILLVSKEAALLCSRLEALVYVFIIPIGMHFVHQFLDIRKRQGLVRGIYLIITLLVPFGLTRYHIMDKTREGNVWVSHMGLNYQLLTFIALGVTLYSMGLLISGLWHCQKPEKRQEILFIFAGLLLNGILSLLSALLHALGIERLYLQNYGFLPLGLMAYGLLRHQFLDTSGSWLAQSRIPTMLSLIVWAPFGVFLLFWILSPEGTFYPLFKEHIGGYALPPLLTMLFSLALGSLMIRLGGNQKKKQLFTFYCLIHAVGYFNAVTNLVVSSRETALILARWSALIYVLIIPVTIHFVHRVLAIKHRQWLERGLYGLTLLVVPFTQTRYHITDKFYTPYGWQSQTGGLYQFLTFLALGCILYSIILLARGLKQQHPPETQREILFVLSGFLLNVVLSFLDSLFPVIGVVIYPVGNFGFLPLGFMAYGIFRHDLLHLNVYTQRRIINTLLQGLFPLAYGMAIVLGFWILRPYSLEHILQRLIPYGIPPLLSFLSCFFLSMALIYLAEHKKESWVFNGICLLYGFLNLDILLNGLITDPALGLQISRWDHFFFVFIFGLNLHFLFLVTGEQRHRWLIKLSYGISLLMAPLTQTSWYLQDMYSYSWGFFAQKAPLFDLMSGLWMAEFFYMCAVFYQSWSHSQNTFEKHRAFYLMVGFGVTATLNLGNIPTLNGMEWYPPGNFTFIPILLFAYGVLVHNGKELLRMLRNLFYWTGLAGFIIVLVMLMWELPFFRDSPLGTLVGFTGVMLALKLFSLSWTLLLNMFFPQEKENLQQVLKVLMAMLSQATRFRELYQFVSYTLFKHFSTRQCSLLIQTNLDSSFSGWSYQSFQASFFSGADPLNNSEHPVILSSKHPLLSRLSELKRAMNQEEVAEWILIQQFRLEPEDLLSHAEWILPIFQEDALKGLLLVSEKTDSSAYSVAEQEFLHQLGLALGPHIQNLELLQGLEAKVQERTASLHEAMEEIQHINQVVQAVNTTLDLDEIVQTIMDALQEIFEFDQIGIFLLDAQKKELRMHHYYVEGVTEQHFRNAQEMIFPLKDYCSYVSNVCMTQEFAYISPITPEVVDKFMPLDRRFYDNIPVKAYLLCPLLVQNQAIGTVVIAHSRKPFHLTEEEILKIQHYVTQIATAINNARLVEESRQAHRHLSQVHEISQKVSVHLDIQEITRVFIQEIVQAIRPEGSGAIMLYHTENNTLRLYANYGLDSRYSQTYALPVTPETMYTYDCFHHQKTAIFERETLARYQTTELALKLHFQRHLIQQMVVPLTIEQESFGLVIVSHYDPEQGFTESDRQLLENLALNLAHHFQNARIHQKIQLKEREITHINQVVQTVNKTLNLDEVMQAAMEAMREIFWFDQIGILLIDPEKQALRLQKLYGNVDQNIVSRLRQLMFSLENINSFYVKTVVYNALNYIPQITPDLVKQFCESDYKAYQMNPVSAILMYPLEVQGKVMGMIGFSNLEGSFALSEEQIYQIQRYVTQIATSINNARLHEELKTTRMQLAESEKVAAMTRTFEKFVPQQFLRRLARDGIDQMQLGKAETDVITVLFSDIRSFTNLSESMSPQELLNFLNAYLKRMNAPIHAHHGFVDKFIGDAIMALFDSQESTDAEDAQNAVQAAIAMQEAVKVYNGHRRNSGYRPIAIGIGIHSGPVIFGTVGSEDRLSSTVLGDNVNLASRLEGLTKKYHAPIIISSHTWRLLHPHQDLLWRELDFVKVKGKSQPESIFEIFNADEEPVRSQKQSLLQPYHQGLMNFHIRQFQEALGYFETCLGIYPEDVVSQMYCKRCQEFLKNPPSAEWDGSLQLDQK; this is translated from the coding sequence ATGCAGTCCCTGATTCACACTAAACTTATCTTTCCCCATACAATTCCGCTGCTGCTCTCGCTGCTGACCAGCCTGTTTTTGGCTTCCCTGACCATTCAGTCTGGCAGCACCCAAAGGAAAAACCAGTTATTCACCCTCTACTGCCTGCTACAGGCTACGGACTATCTGAATGGCATCCTGCAGATTCTGCTGGTTTCCAAAGAAGCGGCGCTGCTCTGCTCCCGACTGGAGGCTCTGGTTTACGTTTTTATCATCCCCATCGGAATGCATTTTGTGCATCAATTCCTGGACATCCGGAAGCGTCAGGGACTCGTGCGGGGGATCTACCTGATCATTACCCTGTTGGTTCCCTTTGGACTCACCCGCTATCACATCATGGACAAGACCCGCGAGGGAAATGTATGGGTGAGTCACATGGGCTTGAATTATCAACTTCTGACCTTCATCGCGTTGGGAGTGACCCTTTACTCCATGGGTTTGCTGATCTCAGGCCTTTGGCATTGTCAGAAGCCTGAAAAACGGCAGGAAATTCTCTTTATTTTTGCAGGGCTCCTTTTGAATGGGATATTGAGCCTGTTGAGCGCTTTATTGCACGCCTTGGGAATAGAGCGTCTTTATCTTCAGAATTATGGTTTTCTGCCTCTGGGACTGATGGCGTATGGTCTGCTCCGTCATCAATTTCTGGACACTTCCGGAAGTTGGCTGGCACAAAGCAGGATTCCCACCATGCTCTCTTTGATCGTCTGGGCGCCTTTCGGGGTGTTTCTGCTGTTTTGGATTTTGTCTCCTGAAGGCACCTTTTATCCTCTATTCAAAGAACACATCGGAGGGTATGCCCTGCCTCCGTTGCTGACCATGCTGTTCAGTCTTGCCTTGGGCTCCCTGATGATCCGGTTGGGCGGAAATCAAAAGAAAAAACAATTATTCACGTTTTATTGCCTGATTCATGCCGTGGGGTACTTCAATGCCGTAACCAATCTGGTGGTGTCTTCCCGGGAAACAGCATTGATTCTGGCACGGTGGAGCGCGCTCATCTATGTATTGATCATTCCTGTAACCATCCATTTTGTTCATCGGGTGTTGGCTATCAAGCATCGCCAATGGTTGGAACGCGGACTTTATGGACTGACCCTGCTGGTCGTGCCTTTCACCCAAACCCGTTATCATATCACCGACAAGTTCTATACCCCCTATGGCTGGCAAAGCCAAACGGGGGGCCTTTATCAATTTCTGACCTTCCTCGCCCTGGGATGTATCCTTTATTCCATCATCCTGTTGGCAAGAGGTTTAAAACAACAACATCCTCCTGAAACCCAGAGGGAAATTCTCTTTGTCCTCAGTGGATTTTTGCTCAATGTGGTACTCAGTTTCCTGGACAGTTTGTTTCCTGTGATAGGAGTGGTGATCTATCCTGTAGGGAACTTTGGATTTTTGCCTCTGGGATTCATGGCTTATGGTATTTTCCGTCATGATCTCCTCCATCTCAATGTCTATACCCAACGACGGATCATCAACACCCTGCTCCAGGGGCTCTTCCCTCTGGCTTATGGAATGGCGATAGTTCTGGGATTCTGGATTTTGCGTCCTTATTCTCTGGAACATATTCTTCAGCGTCTGATTCCTTATGGAATCCCTCCCTTGCTCTCCTTCCTGTCCTGCTTTTTTCTGTCGATGGCATTGATCTATCTGGCAGAGCACAAAAAAGAATCCTGGGTTTTCAACGGAATCTGTCTGCTCTATGGCTTTCTGAATCTGGATATTCTGCTCAATGGTCTCATTACCGATCCTGCTCTCGGATTGCAGATCAGTCGCTGGGATCATTTCTTTTTTGTGTTTATTTTTGGACTCAATCTTCATTTTCTGTTTTTGGTCACCGGGGAACAACGGCATCGCTGGTTGATCAAGCTTTCTTATGGGATCAGTCTGTTGATGGCACCGCTGACTCAGACCTCGTGGTACCTCCAAGACATGTATTCTTATTCCTGGGGATTTTTTGCCCAAAAAGCTCCCTTGTTTGATTTGATGAGCGGGTTGTGGATGGCAGAGTTTTTTTATATGTGTGCTGTTTTTTACCAAAGTTGGTCTCACAGCCAAAATACTTTTGAAAAACATCGTGCCTTCTACCTCATGGTCGGATTTGGGGTGACCGCAACCCTGAATCTGGGAAACATCCCGACCCTGAATGGCATGGAATGGTATCCTCCCGGAAATTTTACCTTTATTCCCATCCTGCTCTTTGCTTATGGGGTTCTCGTTCACAATGGCAAGGAACTGCTGAGGATGCTCCGGAATCTGTTCTATTGGACCGGTTTGGCGGGGTTCATCATTGTGCTTGTAATGCTGATGTGGGAGCTTCCGTTTTTTCGGGACTCCCCTCTGGGAACCCTCGTTGGCTTCACGGGGGTGATGCTGGCTCTGAAATTATTTTCCCTCAGTTGGACCTTGCTTCTGAACATGTTCTTTCCCCAAGAGAAAGAGAACCTTCAGCAAGTTCTAAAAGTCCTGATGGCGATGTTATCTCAAGCGACACGCTTCCGGGAACTCTACCAGTTTGTCAGCTACACCCTGTTCAAGCATTTTTCCACCCGTCAGTGCAGTCTGTTGATTCAGACAAACCTGGACTCCTCTTTTAGCGGTTGGTCGTATCAAAGCTTTCAGGCAAGTTTTTTTTCTGGGGCAGATCCCCTCAATAACAGTGAACATCCTGTAATCCTCTCCTCGAAGCATCCCCTGTTGAGCCGTTTGTCAGAATTAAAACGAGCGATGAATCAGGAAGAAGTGGCGGAATGGATTCTGATTCAACAGTTCCGCCTGGAACCGGAGGATCTGCTGAGTCATGCGGAATGGATTCTGCCCATATTTCAGGAAGACGCCCTGAAAGGACTCCTGTTGGTTAGCGAAAAAACCGATTCTTCTGCTTATAGTGTAGCGGAACAGGAATTTCTGCATCAACTCGGACTGGCACTGGGACCTCACATTCAAAATCTGGAACTGTTGCAGGGACTGGAAGCCAAGGTTCAGGAACGGACCGCAAGCCTCCATGAAGCGATGGAAGAAATTCAACATATCAATCAGGTCGTTCAGGCGGTAAACACCACGCTGGATCTGGATGAGATTGTCCAAACCATCATGGATGCTTTGCAGGAAATTTTTGAATTTGACCAGATTGGAATTTTTTTGCTGGATGCTCAAAAAAAAGAATTACGAATGCATCATTATTATGTAGAAGGCGTTACCGAACAGCATTTCAGAAATGCGCAGGAAATGATTTTTCCTCTGAAAGATTATTGCAGTTATGTGAGCAATGTGTGCATGACTCAGGAATTTGCCTACATTTCACCCATCACTCCGGAAGTCGTTGATAAATTTATGCCGCTGGATCGAAGATTTTACGACAACATTCCTGTAAAAGCCTATCTGCTCTGCCCATTGCTTGTCCAGAACCAGGCCATTGGAACCGTGGTAATTGCCCATAGCCGGAAACCCTTTCATCTCACCGAAGAAGAGATCCTCAAAATCCAGCACTATGTGACGCAGATTGCCACTGCCATCAATAATGCCCGTCTGGTGGAAGAAAGCCGTCAGGCTCATCGTCATCTGTCTCAGGTGCATGAAATCAGTCAGAAGGTCAGTGTCCATCTGGATATTCAGGAAATCACCCGGGTTTTCATTCAGGAAATCGTTCAGGCCATTCGTCCGGAAGGTTCCGGTGCCATTATGCTGTATCATACGGAAAACAATACGCTGAGGCTTTACGCCAATTACGGATTAGACTCACGCTATAGTCAGACCTATGCCCTGCCTGTAACGCCGGAAACCATGTATACCTATGACTGCTTCCATCACCAAAAAACCGCTATTTTTGAAAGGGAAACTCTAGCTCGCTATCAAACGACGGAACTGGCGCTCAAACTGCATTTTCAACGACACCTCATCCAGCAAATGGTGGTGCCCCTGACCATCGAACAGGAATCTTTCGGTCTGGTGATTGTGTCGCACTATGACCCTGAACAAGGGTTTACAGAGAGTGATCGACAGCTTCTGGAAAACCTCGCTCTCAATTTGGCTCATCATTTCCAGAACGCCAGAATCCATCAAAAAATCCAACTCAAGGAACGGGAGATCACGCATATCAACCAGGTGGTTCAGACTGTGAACAAAACCCTGAATCTGGATGAAGTCATGCAAGCCGCGATGGAAGCCATGAGAGAGATCTTCTGGTTTGATCAGATCGGAATTCTTCTGATTGATCCTGAGAAACAGGCTTTAAGGCTTCAAAAATTATACGGGAATGTGGATCAAAACATTGTTTCCAGGTTGCGGCAACTCATGTTTTCGTTGGAGAATATCAACAGCTTTTATGTCAAGACGGTGGTTTATAATGCCCTCAATTATATCCCTCAGATTACCCCGGATTTGGTAAAACAGTTTTGTGAATCCGATTATAAGGCCTATCAGATGAATCCCGTTTCGGCTATTCTGATGTATCCTTTGGAGGTTCAGGGCAAGGTGATGGGAATGATTGGATTTTCCAATCTTGAAGGCTCCTTTGCTCTATCGGAAGAACAGATTTATCAAATTCAGCGCTATGTGACCCAGATCGCTACCTCCATCAACAATGCCCGTCTGCATGAAGAACTGAAAACCACCCGGATGCAGTTGGCAGAAAGTGAGAAAGTCGCTGCCATGACCCGGACTTTCGAGAAATTTGTTCCTCAACAATTTTTGAGAAGACTGGCACGAGACGGCATCGATCAGATGCAGTTGGGGAAGGCGGAAACCGATGTGATCACCGTTCTGTTTTCAGATATCCGGAGTTTCACGAATCTGTCGGAATCCATGTCCCCCCAGGAACTGTTGAATTTCCTCAATGCCTACCTCAAACGCATGAATGCCCCCATTCATGCCCATCACGGGTTTGTGGACAAATTCATTGGCGATGCCATCATGGCGCTGTTTGACAGTCAGGAAAGCACCGACGCAGAAGATGCACAGAATGCAGTGCAGGCCGCCATTGCCATGCAGGAAGCCGTCAAGGTGTATAACGGACATCGTCGAAATTCAGGATATCGACCGATTGCCATCGGAATTGGCATCCATAGTGGCCCCGTGATTTTCGGAACGGTGGGTTCGGAAGACCGACTGAGTTCCACGGTGCTGGGGGATAACGTCAATCTGGCTTCACGACTGGAAGGACTGACCAAAAAATACCACGCCCCCATTATCATTTCCTCCCACACCTGGCGTCTTCTGCATCCGCATCAGGATCTGTTGTGGCGGGAACTGGATTTTGTGAAAGTGAAAGGAAAAAGCCAACCGGAAAGCATCTTTGAGATATTCAATGCCGATGAAGAACCGGTGCGGAGCCAGAAGCAAAGCCTTTTGCAACCGTATCATCAGGGACTGATGAACTTCCATATCCGTCAGTTTCAGGAAGCCCTAGGCTATTTTGAGACCTGCCTGGGAATCTACCCTGAAGATGTGGTTTCCCAAATGTATTGCAAGCGTTGTCAGGAGTTTCTGAAAAATCCACCTTCTGCCGAGTGGGATGGTTCCTTGCAACTGGATCAGAAATAG